The following proteins are encoded in a genomic region of Glycine max cultivar Williams 82 chromosome 18, Glycine_max_v4.0, whole genome shotgun sequence:
- the LOC100812697 gene encoding homeobox-DDT domain protein RLT1 isoform X2, with translation MEEATEFHSEENKLSMEKNKKRRLKTPAQLKGLEDFYNDNKYPTEEMKSELADELELTEKQISGWFCHRRLKDKKMLNDEVCANGRHDRSSGVIQDRGSGLVQDSCGSTKHVDYRYLDPKEVESHGLYNHGFSAADMMYGHNNHHYTENDSATDNTSSESSSSLQDRLLRQGKDLYDMEPSSHLTPNGSLPPLNIKGANNLGYKPSGYLKVKGDIEHAAITAVKKQLGKHYREDGPLLTVEFDTIPPEAFECQIADLANEAYYAANPALPNSPEVSAVKKQSSLSSRYDSYFTKISSQDSHMDRGDFGSLHDSDFQDKKSFQVINQRQNFQSFTNPLPHKNSSLDLNADSTGEASAYNNIKNRRKGTKHGFDGVRYDSASNPSDHYEENNNLAVKQTDSLLHGYENSNLKNVQRSEYVKSKPSNSVHKSQIYLDTEERRGLNKRMAKEEKFDGDRKVKKQYRDPDEVRALTNEMMVAKRAKVDPLEQYDVKQSSVAELEPRKSQR, from the exons ATGGAAG AAGCAACTGAGTTCCACtctgaagaaaataaattgtctatggagaaaaataagaaaagaaggcTCAAAACACCGGCCCAGCTTAAGGGCTTGGAAGATTTTTATAATG ATAACAAATATCCCACGGAGGAAATGAAATCAGAACTTGCCGATGAGTTAGAGTTGACAGAAAAGCAAATATCTGGATGGTTTTGCCACAGaagattgaaagataaaaaaatgttgaatgaTGAAGTATGTGCTAATGGACGACATGATCGTTCAAGTGGTGTCATCCAGGATCGTGGCAGTGGTCTAGTGCAGGATTCATGCGGAAGCACTAAACATGTTGACTATAGGTATCTGGATCCCAAAGAGGTTGAGAGCCATGGCCTCTATAACCATGGATTTTCAGCTGCAGATATGATGTATGGTCACAATAACCATCATTATACAGAAAATGATAGTGCAACAGATAACACATCATCTGAGAGTAGCTCCTCTTTACAAGACCGATTGCTTCGTCAAGGAAAGGATCTGTATGATATGGAGCCTTCAAGTCATCTTACACCTAATGGATCTCTTCCGCCTCTCAATATCAAGGGTGCAAATAACTTGGGATATAAACCATCAGGATATTTGAAAGTGAAGGGAGATATAGAACATGCTGCTATTACTGCTGTTAAAAAGCAATTAGGAAAGCATTATCGGGAAGACGGTCCACTACTTACTGTTGAATTTGATACAATTCCTCCTGAGGCATTTGAATGCCAAATTGCTGATCTAGCTAATG AAGCATACTATGCTGCAAATCCTGCTCTTCCAAATTCTCCAGAAGTCTCTGCTGTGAAAAAACAATCCAGTCTTAGTTCT AGATATGATTCATATTTTACCAAAATCAGTTCCCAAGATTCACATATGGACAGAGGTGACTTTGGCTCCTTGCATGATTCTGATTTCCAGGATAAGAAATCCTTCCAGGTTATAAATCAAAGGCAAAATTTTCAGAGTTTTACCAATCCTTTGCCTCACAAGAACTCTTCCCTGGATTTGAATGCAGACTCTACTGGGGAAGCATCTGcttataataacataaaaaatcgtAGAAAGGGTACTAAACATGGTTTTGATGGGGTGAGATATGATTCTGCTTCTAACCCTAGTGATCACTATGAAGAGAATAATAACCTTGCAGTTAAGCAGACAGATTCTCTGCTACATGGCTATGAAAACAGCAATCTGAAGAATGTACAAAGGAGTGAATATGTGAAATCTAAACCTTCCAATTCAGTACATAAGTCTCAAATTTACTTGGATACTGAAGAAAGAAGAGGGCTTAATAAAAGGATGGCAAAG GAAGAGAAGTTTGATGGGGATAGAAAGGTAAAAAAACAATATCGTGATCCAGATGAAGTTAGGGCGCTTACAAATGAAATGATG GTTGCAAAGCGGGCTAAAGTTGATCCACTTGAACAATATGATGTTAAACAATCATCTGTTGCTGAGTTGGAACCAAGAAAAAGTCAAAG ATGA
- the LOC100812697 gene encoding homeobox-DDT domain protein RLT1 isoform X1, whose product MEEATEFHSEENKLSMEKNKKRRLKTPAQLKGLEDFYNDNKYPTEEMKSELADELELTEKQISGWFCHRRLKDKKMLNDEVCANGRHDRSSGVIQDRGSGLVQDSCGSTKHVDYRYLDPKEVESHGLYNHGFSAADMMYGHNNHHYTENDSATDNTSSESSSSLQDRLLRQGKDLYDMEPSSHLTPNGSLPPLNIKGANNLGYKPSGYLKVKGDIEHAAITAVKKQLGKHYREDGPLLTVEFDTIPPEAFECQIADLANEAYYAANPALPNSPEVSAVKKQSSLSSRYDSYFTKISSQDSHMDRGDFGSLHDSDFQDKKSFQVINQRQNFQSFTNPLPHKNSSLDLNADSTGEASAYNNIKNRRKGTKHGFDGVRYDSASNPSDHYEENNNLAVKQTDSLLHGYENSNLKNVQRSEYVKSKPSNSVHKSQIYLDTEERRGLNKRMAKEEKFDGDRKVKKQYRDPDEVRALTNEMMVAKRAKVDPLEQYDVKQSSVAELEPRKSQRSAAEMPSSFSEDETAETSSSAD is encoded by the exons ATGGAAG AAGCAACTGAGTTCCACtctgaagaaaataaattgtctatggagaaaaataagaaaagaaggcTCAAAACACCGGCCCAGCTTAAGGGCTTGGAAGATTTTTATAATG ATAACAAATATCCCACGGAGGAAATGAAATCAGAACTTGCCGATGAGTTAGAGTTGACAGAAAAGCAAATATCTGGATGGTTTTGCCACAGaagattgaaagataaaaaaatgttgaatgaTGAAGTATGTGCTAATGGACGACATGATCGTTCAAGTGGTGTCATCCAGGATCGTGGCAGTGGTCTAGTGCAGGATTCATGCGGAAGCACTAAACATGTTGACTATAGGTATCTGGATCCCAAAGAGGTTGAGAGCCATGGCCTCTATAACCATGGATTTTCAGCTGCAGATATGATGTATGGTCACAATAACCATCATTATACAGAAAATGATAGTGCAACAGATAACACATCATCTGAGAGTAGCTCCTCTTTACAAGACCGATTGCTTCGTCAAGGAAAGGATCTGTATGATATGGAGCCTTCAAGTCATCTTACACCTAATGGATCTCTTCCGCCTCTCAATATCAAGGGTGCAAATAACTTGGGATATAAACCATCAGGATATTTGAAAGTGAAGGGAGATATAGAACATGCTGCTATTACTGCTGTTAAAAAGCAATTAGGAAAGCATTATCGGGAAGACGGTCCACTACTTACTGTTGAATTTGATACAATTCCTCCTGAGGCATTTGAATGCCAAATTGCTGATCTAGCTAATG AAGCATACTATGCTGCAAATCCTGCTCTTCCAAATTCTCCAGAAGTCTCTGCTGTGAAAAAACAATCCAGTCTTAGTTCT AGATATGATTCATATTTTACCAAAATCAGTTCCCAAGATTCACATATGGACAGAGGTGACTTTGGCTCCTTGCATGATTCTGATTTCCAGGATAAGAAATCCTTCCAGGTTATAAATCAAAGGCAAAATTTTCAGAGTTTTACCAATCCTTTGCCTCACAAGAACTCTTCCCTGGATTTGAATGCAGACTCTACTGGGGAAGCATCTGcttataataacataaaaaatcgtAGAAAGGGTACTAAACATGGTTTTGATGGGGTGAGATATGATTCTGCTTCTAACCCTAGTGATCACTATGAAGAGAATAATAACCTTGCAGTTAAGCAGACAGATTCTCTGCTACATGGCTATGAAAACAGCAATCTGAAGAATGTACAAAGGAGTGAATATGTGAAATCTAAACCTTCCAATTCAGTACATAAGTCTCAAATTTACTTGGATACTGAAGAAAGAAGAGGGCTTAATAAAAGGATGGCAAAG GAAGAGAAGTTTGATGGGGATAGAAAGGTAAAAAAACAATATCGTGATCCAGATGAAGTTAGGGCGCTTACAAATGAAATGATG GTTGCAAAGCGGGCTAAAGTTGATCCACTTGAACAATATGATGTTAAACAATCATCTGTTGCTGAGTTGGAACCAAGAAAAAGTCAAAG GTCTGCTGCAGAGATGCCATCTAGCTTTAGTGAGGATGAAACGGCTGAAACCAGTTCCTCAGCGGATTAA